In Chryseobacterium lactis, a single genomic region encodes these proteins:
- a CDS encoding sterol desaturase family protein gives MFDFSNMFKTEGPDVVYTWTIPVFAAIIFIEMAYSHFNKEKIYETKDVATNVLFALLNYGLDIIMKGFSLFVMMFFYHHRIFDWQEGIWYWIAVFLAQDFAYYVHHYVDHHSRMFWAVHITHHNSDYFNISTGFRSPVFQPLYRYLFFSPLAFMGFHPWHILVAYSAIQIYGTFVHTQSIKSMGFLEYILVTPSHHRVHHACNIKYLDRNMGMGLIIWDKIFGTFEKEDPEVPVKYGIYPKMESKDPATTLFYEWRRIGKDIRQPGISFKTRLKYLIYPPGWRHDGTGKTVKQFQKEYFEKVKNRVPVKKQEPSPEPEYEYSSNLSQAEDK, from the coding sequence ATGTTTGACTTCAGTAATATGTTCAAAACTGAGGGCCCGGATGTTGTTTACACCTGGACAATCCCTGTGTTTGCTGCTATTATTTTTATAGAAATGGCTTACAGCCACTTTAATAAAGAAAAAATTTATGAAACTAAAGATGTAGCAACCAATGTCCTTTTTGCCCTTCTTAATTATGGGTTGGACATTATAATGAAAGGTTTTTCTTTATTTGTGATGATGTTTTTTTATCATCATCGTATTTTTGACTGGCAGGAAGGAATATGGTATTGGATTGCAGTTTTCCTTGCTCAGGATTTTGCCTATTATGTTCACCATTATGTAGACCATCATTCCCGTATGTTTTGGGCCGTACATATTACCCATCATAATTCCGATTATTTCAATATCAGTACTGGCTTCAGAAGTCCTGTATTTCAGCCGTTGTACAGATATTTATTTTTCTCGCCGCTGGCATTTATGGGGTTCCATCCGTGGCATATTTTAGTGGCTTACTCCGCGATCCAGATCTACGGTACATTTGTACATACCCAATCTATTAAAAGCATGGGATTTCTGGAATATATCCTGGTAACTCCTTCACATCACCGTGTACATCATGCCTGTAATATCAAATATCTTGACCGAAATATGGGAATGGGATTAATTATCTGGGATAAAATTTTCGGAACATTTGAAAAAGAAGACCCTGAAGTTCCTGTGAAATATGGCATCTATCCTAAAATGGAGTCTAAAGATCCGGCAACTACTCTATTCTATGAGTGGCGAAGAATAGGCAAAGATATCAGGCAGCCCGGAATTTCATTTAAAACCAGATTAAAATATCTTATTTATCCTCCGGGATGGAGACATGACGGCACCGGAAAAACGGTAAAACAATTTCAGAAGGAATATTTTGAGAAAGTAAAAAACAGAGTTCCTGTTAAGAAACAAGAACCGTCTCCCGAACCAGAATATGAATATTCAAGCAATTTAAGTCAGGCAGAAGATAAATAA
- a CDS encoding glycoside hydrolase family 13 protein yields MKIIYAVLALSIASAAFSQKVLERVEPAFWWKGMKNPELQILVYGKDIANNEITLSDQIPIKGIQKVDNPNYAFITVNTNEINVPKFSINIKKGKKNLGNYTYELKQRNSRSADRESFTSKDVMYLIMPDRFANGDEKNDSNPALTEKADRTLPNGRHGGDLRGIINNLDYIQNLGATAVWLTPVNEDNEKVYSYHGYAQTDLYKIDARYGTNEEYRNLSRELNKRNMKLVMDYVTNHWGVSHWMIKDLPSKDWIHWFNDGDNGFKRSNYKTTTQFDTNAAEIDKKYALDGWFDKTMPDINQKNPLVLKYLTQNAIWWIEYAELGGFRVDTYPYNDKEAMAKWAKAITDEYPKFNIVGETWLYTAGQISAWQKNSKTGEAAGYNSNLPSVMDFMLFADLPKALKEKEGWNTGLVKIYDSFTSDFLYPDINNLLVFFENHDTERWNEIFNADPKTYKMALSLISTIRGIPQIYYGSEIGMRGDKSKGGDADIRRDFPGGWKSDPQNALNPATQTSGQKEFFQFTQKLLNWRKGKEVIHTGETKNYIPQDGIFTYFRYDEKESVMVILNNNETDQTLDLKRFEESLKGYSKGKEVISGKEWMLQDKIVVPAKSSLIIELEK; encoded by the coding sequence ATGAAAATAATATATGCAGTGCTAGCCCTTTCCATAGCCTCTGCTGCTTTTTCCCAGAAAGTACTGGAGAGAGTAGAACCGGCTTTCTGGTGGAAAGGAATGAAAAATCCTGAACTTCAGATTTTGGTGTATGGCAAGGATATCGCTAATAATGAGATTACACTTTCAGATCAGATACCCATTAAAGGGATCCAAAAAGTTGACAATCCAAATTATGCTTTTATTACCGTCAATACCAACGAAATCAATGTTCCAAAGTTCAGCATCAATATCAAAAAAGGTAAAAAGAATCTTGGAAACTATACCTATGAATTAAAACAGAGAAATTCAAGATCTGCAGATCGGGAATCTTTTACCTCAAAAGATGTGATGTACCTTATCATGCCTGATCGTTTTGCCAACGGAGATGAAAAAAATGACTCCAATCCGGCTTTAACTGAAAAAGCTGACCGGACTTTGCCCAACGGAAGACACGGAGGTGATCTTAGAGGAATCATCAATAATCTTGACTACATTCAAAATCTGGGTGCCACTGCAGTGTGGCTGACTCCGGTAAATGAAGACAACGAGAAGGTTTACTCTTATCACGGATATGCACAAACAGATTTATATAAAATAGATGCCCGTTACGGAACCAATGAAGAATACCGAAATCTTTCCAGAGAACTGAACAAAAGGAATATGAAACTGGTGATGGATTATGTAACCAATCACTGGGGAGTTTCTCACTGGATGATCAAAGATCTTCCTTCGAAAGACTGGATTCACTGGTTTAATGACGGTGACAATGGTTTTAAACGCTCTAATTATAAAACCACCACACAATTCGATACCAATGCAGCTGAAATTGATAAAAAGTATGCATTGGACGGATGGTTTGATAAAACGATGCCTGATATTAATCAAAAGAACCCATTAGTGTTAAAATATTTGACTCAGAATGCCATCTGGTGGATTGAATATGCAGAATTAGGAGGCTTCCGGGTAGATACCTATCCTTATAACGATAAAGAAGCCATGGCTAAATGGGCCAAAGCAATTACCGATGAATATCCGAAATTTAATATCGTTGGAGAAACCTGGTTGTATACAGCGGGTCAGATTTCAGCCTGGCAGAAAAACTCTAAAACCGGAGAAGCTGCAGGATACAATTCAAATTTACCTTCGGTAATGGATTTTATGCTGTTCGCCGATTTACCTAAAGCACTGAAAGAAAAAGAAGGCTGGAACACAGGACTTGTTAAAATTTATGATTCCTTTACCAGCGACTTTCTTTATCCGGACATTAACAATCTATTGGTTTTTTTTGAAAATCATGATACCGAAAGATGGAACGAAATCTTCAATGCTGATCCTAAGACTTATAAAATGGCTCTGAGCCTGATTTCAACGATTAGAGGTATTCCGCAGATTTATTACGGATCAGAAATTGGCATGAGAGGAGATAAAAGCAAAGGTGGCGATGCTGATATCCGGAGAGATTTCCCGGGAGGTTGGAAGTCAGATCCTCAAAACGCATTGAATCCCGCTACACAGACTTCGGGACAAAAGGAATTCTTTCAGTTTACTCAAAAATTATTAAACTGGAGAAAAGGTAAAGAAGTGATTCATACGGGTGAAACTAAAAATTATATTCCTCAGGATGGGATCTTTACTTATTTCAGATATGATGAAAAAGAAAGTGTAATGGTGATCCTTAACAATAATGAGACAGATCAGACGTTGGATTTAAAACGCTTTGAAGAATCCTTAAAAGGATATTCAAAAGGAAAAGAGGTGATTTCAGGAAAAGAATGGATGCTGCAAGACAAAATTGTTGTTCCCGCCAAAAGCTCATTAATTATTGAACTTGAAAAATAA
- a CDS encoding nuclear transport factor 2 family protein, producing MKNIITAYTLILFLLGSTVLSAQSKNTFEKEKSEISTMLDSFNEAAAKADYSGYFNYFADESTFIGTDATEVWDKKAFMVWAKPHFDKKKTWNFTALKRNIYFSKDGKLAWFDELLDTQMKICRGSGVVEKINGQWKVRQYVLSMTIPNDVVDKVVNEKTALEDPLIQKLKK from the coding sequence ATGAAAAATATCATCACTGCTTATACACTGATCCTTTTCTTATTGGGATCGACTGTTCTTTCGGCACAATCAAAAAATACATTTGAAAAAGAAAAGTCAGAAATCAGTACCATGCTGGACTCCTTTAATGAAGCTGCTGCAAAGGCTGATTACAGTGGCTATTTCAATTATTTTGCCGATGAATCTACATTTATTGGAACAGATGCTACAGAAGTCTGGGATAAAAAAGCCTTCATGGTTTGGGCTAAACCCCATTTCGATAAAAAGAAGACCTGGAATTTTACTGCCCTGAAAAGAAATATTTATTTCAGCAAAGACGGGAAACTGGCATGGTTTGATGAACTATTGGATACCCAAATGAAAATATGCAGAGGTTCCGGTGTGGTGGAAAAAATCAACGGCCAATGGAAAGTGAGACAATATGTGCTTTCTATGACAATTCCTAATGACGTAGTGGACAAAGTGGTTAATGAAAAAACAGCCCTTGAAGATCCTTTGATTCAGAAGTTAAAGAAATAA
- a CDS encoding MFS transporter — translation MNASHSTFSRKIKPNLSMLQIINMSMGFLGIQMAFGLQNGNASRILGNLGADVHELSWFWLVAPVTGLIVQPIIGHMGDNTWSPLGRRKPYFLIGAVLCSIGLVLLPNAATVTQMFAANALLLAVIFLAMMDASVNIAMEPFRALVGDMLPKHQGTIGFSVQTILIGIGAVFGSYLPDWLTKLGISNEAPKGFVADNVIYSFYLGAALLIISIVYTIMTTREYSPQEFIEFGGGEKEEEPSQLRDIFKDFAAIPVQMKKLGAVQFFSWFALFTMWVFTTSALATHHFGLSPEDTHSKRFNDAGDLTGKLFGMYNLWAIPFAFMLTPIAKWIGKKQTHALALLCGGIGLISMYFIKDVNNLWISMIGLGFAWASILAMPYAMLIEVIPQKKMGVYMGIFNFFIVIPQIINGLFGGPIVSGIFGKQAMDYVVVGGICMLIGALVTMIFVKSEDETPKEIEEEIQQVHF, via the coding sequence ATGAACGCCTCGCATAGTACTTTTTCACGAAAAATAAAACCCAATCTTTCCATGCTTCAGATTATTAATATGAGCATGGGTTTTTTGGGAATTCAAATGGCTTTTGGCCTTCAGAACGGGAATGCAAGCCGTATTTTGGGTAATTTAGGAGCAGATGTACATGAATTATCATGGTTCTGGCTGGTAGCTCCTGTTACAGGGCTCATTGTTCAGCCGATTATCGGGCATATGGGAGATAATACCTGGAGTCCGCTGGGAAGAAGAAAGCCTTATTTTTTAATCGGAGCCGTTTTATGCTCGATAGGACTGGTTTTATTGCCAAATGCCGCTACAGTAACTCAGATGTTTGCAGCAAATGCTCTTTTGCTGGCGGTTATTTTCCTTGCCATGATGGATGCTTCCGTCAATATTGCCATGGAGCCTTTCAGAGCTTTAGTAGGAGATATGCTTCCCAAACATCAGGGAACAATAGGGTTCTCAGTGCAGACTATTCTCATAGGAATCGGTGCTGTGTTTGGTTCTTATCTGCCGGATTGGCTTACCAAATTAGGGATTTCTAATGAAGCACCTAAAGGTTTTGTAGCCGATAATGTGATTTACTCATTTTATTTAGGAGCAGCCTTACTGATCATTTCAATTGTTTACACCATCATGACAACCAGAGAATATTCTCCACAGGAGTTTATCGAGTTTGGAGGAGGTGAAAAAGAAGAAGAACCTTCTCAATTGAGAGATATTTTTAAAGATTTTGCTGCCATCCCCGTACAAATGAAAAAGCTGGGAGCAGTACAGTTTTTCTCATGGTTTGCATTATTTACAATGTGGGTATTTACCACAAGTGCCTTGGCAACCCACCATTTTGGACTTTCACCGGAAGATACTCACTCCAAAAGATTTAATGATGCGGGAGACTTAACAGGTAAGCTCTTTGGAATGTACAACCTGTGGGCTATTCCCTTTGCATTTATGTTAACACCCATTGCAAAATGGATCGGAAAGAAACAAACCCATGCCTTAGCCTTGCTTTGTGGAGGTATAGGACTGATTTCAATGTATTTTATAAAAGATGTCAACAATCTATGGATTTCAATGATTGGATTGGGATTTGCTTGGGCAAGTATTCTGGCAATGCCTTATGCCATGTTGATTGAAGTGATTCCGCAGAAGAAAATGGGCGTTTATATGGGAATCTTTAATTTCTTTATTGTAATTCCTCAGATTATTAATGGGTTGTTTGGAGGTCCCATCGTAAGCGGTATCTTCGGAAAACAAGCCATGGATTATGTGGTGGTTGGCGGAATCTGTATGCTGATCGGAGCTTTAGTAACAATGATCTTTGTAAAATCAGAGGACGAAACCCCTAAAGAAATAGAAGAGGAAATTCAACAGGTGCATTTTTAA
- a CDS encoding GMC oxidoreductase produces MYDIIIIGTGAGGATMAYQLADTGKRILILERGDYVPVEKENWDSTEVFQKNRYTTTDFWLDKHGKPFRPGMHYNVGGNTKFYGAALFRLREEDFKEIQHYGGVSPAWPIQYEDLKTYYLEAEKLFHVHGKRGSDPTEPFDSEPYPNPPLPHEPRIQEIFDELKGYGLHPFELPVGVNFQPHATANAPYTLDRFDGFPDASERKGDAHLCALSKALEYPNVELMTNAKVVKLNTDSSGKRITEVIIEQNEGTKILTADLVILSAGAINSAAILLESRSERFHNGLANTSDQVGRNYMFHQNTALIALYTEPNPTKFGKTFGINDFYHAARGYEFPLGHVQMLGKSDENQIKADSPIPAPGFTFELMAKHAVDFWLTSEDLPDPENRVTVENGQIKLSYTDNNQKGHEFLKAELIKALKASGKFETFLFKGYYFSKGMDIASPAHQNGTTRMGLDPESSVVDIYCKAHDLENLYIVDGGFFVSSGAVNPALTIIAMALRVGEYLKNHVLK; encoded by the coding sequence ATGTATGATATTATCATTATAGGCACCGGAGCCGGTGGTGCAACCATGGCATATCAATTGGCAGACACCGGAAAAAGAATACTGATTCTGGAAAGAGGAGACTATGTTCCTGTGGAAAAAGAAAATTGGGATTCCACGGAAGTTTTTCAGAAAAACAGGTATACAACAACCGATTTTTGGCTGGATAAGCATGGGAAGCCTTTTCGCCCCGGAATGCATTATAATGTTGGAGGAAATACAAAATTTTATGGAGCGGCATTATTTCGTTTAAGAGAAGAAGATTTTAAGGAAATACAGCATTATGGAGGAGTATCGCCGGCTTGGCCAATTCAATATGAAGATTTGAAGACCTATTACCTGGAAGCTGAAAAACTATTTCATGTACATGGCAAAAGAGGATCAGACCCTACGGAGCCTTTTGATTCTGAACCTTATCCTAATCCGCCATTGCCTCACGAACCGAGGATTCAGGAAATTTTTGATGAATTGAAAGGATATGGGCTGCATCCTTTTGAATTGCCTGTCGGAGTCAATTTTCAACCTCATGCAACTGCGAATGCTCCCTATACATTAGATCGTTTTGACGGATTTCCAGATGCTTCGGAAAGAAAAGGAGATGCCCATCTTTGTGCATTATCAAAGGCACTAGAGTATCCCAATGTTGAATTGATGACCAACGCAAAAGTTGTAAAGCTAAACACAGACAGTTCAGGAAAGAGGATTACTGAGGTGATAATTGAACAGAACGAAGGAACGAAAATACTAACTGCAGATCTTGTTATCCTTTCAGCAGGAGCTATCAATTCAGCAGCAATATTGCTGGAAAGCAGAAGTGAAAGATTTCACAATGGTCTGGCTAATACCTCAGATCAGGTAGGCCGAAACTACATGTTTCATCAGAATACCGCTTTAATTGCCTTGTACACAGAGCCCAATCCAACCAAATTCGGAAAAACATTTGGGATTAATGATTTTTACCACGCAGCCAGAGGATATGAGTTTCCTTTAGGTCACGTGCAAATGTTGGGGAAATCAGATGAAAATCAGATTAAGGCAGACAGCCCCATTCCGGCTCCGGGCTTTACTTTTGAATTAATGGCTAAGCATGCGGTTGATTTCTGGCTTACCTCAGAAGATCTTCCGGATCCTGAAAATCGAGTGACCGTCGAGAATGGACAGATCAAACTTAGTTACACCGATAATAACCAAAAAGGGCATGAATTTTTAAAGGCCGAATTGATCAAAGCCTTAAAAGCATCAGGCAAATTTGAAACTTTTTTATTCAAAGGCTATTATTTCAGTAAAGGAATGGATATTGCTTCACCGGCACACCAAAATGGCACAACAAGAATGGGACTTGACCCTGAAAGTTCTGTAGTTGACATTTATTGTAAAGCACACGATCTGGAAAATTTATATATTGTAGACGGTGGTTTTTTTGTTTCAAGCGGAGCGGTAAATCCCGCTCTGACAATTATTGCAATGGCATTAAGAGTAGGAGAATATCTTAAAAATCATGTTTTGAAATAA
- a CDS encoding MFS transporter → MNVKRITIIVIFLLAFLTGVNFVIFPALGTAFTDPSLFALSSSQFGNLFIPQVICIIISCLAAPFLVNKWGPKIILTFGVLLMLISTGSLWILHYFIEAKSSLFSLLMIMVAFTGTGFGLSITTLNPLAASLFEKENSSAILILQFLVGLGTSTSPLLMNLIGDVKNWMYVPGSIFIAVSAVLMAFLFLKIEKGTFFNLPAHFKISDKLWIFFIAIILYGCIEGTFGSFGGIILKNKGLDNNAANLGLSLFWGGVALNRLLFGILSKRWNLSSFFLVSPLCVGILLFILLVYPNINILLLMMFLIGFFMGSIFPGSIGWGTIEFPAYSVLVSGFLMAANQIGTGTVTNILGHFSNHISFILGILILLMLVISALFFYLKRGSKIKDAF, encoded by the coding sequence ATGAATGTCAAACGAATCACTATTATTGTCATTTTCCTTCTGGCTTTTCTTACCGGAGTGAATTTTGTGATTTTTCCTGCACTGGGAACAGCTTTTACTGATCCTTCTCTGTTTGCGCTCTCGTCATCTCAGTTTGGTAATTTATTTATTCCACAGGTGATCTGTATTATTATTTCATGCCTGGCGGCTCCGTTTTTGGTGAATAAGTGGGGCCCTAAAATTATTTTAACTTTTGGGGTTCTGCTGATGCTTATTTCAACAGGCTCTTTATGGATACTGCATTATTTTATAGAAGCAAAATCATCATTATTCTCTCTCCTGATGATAATGGTCGCTTTTACAGGAACAGGCTTCGGTCTTTCCATTACCACATTGAACCCTTTGGCAGCAAGCTTGTTTGAAAAGGAAAACTCTTCTGCTATTTTAATTCTTCAGTTTTTAGTAGGATTAGGAACCTCTACATCGCCTTTACTGATGAACCTGATCGGAGATGTGAAAAACTGGATGTATGTTCCCGGATCCATATTCATTGCTGTAAGTGCTGTACTGATGGCTTTTTTATTTTTAAAAATTGAAAAAGGAACATTTTTTAATTTACCTGCCCATTTTAAAATCTCGGATAAATTATGGATCTTTTTTATTGCCATTATCTTGTATGGATGCATAGAAGGAACTTTTGGAAGTTTTGGTGGCATTATTCTTAAAAATAAAGGATTAGACAATAATGCAGCAAATCTTGGTCTCTCTCTGTTCTGGGGTGGAGTTGCCTTAAACAGGCTCTTATTCGGTATCCTTTCAAAAAGATGGAATCTATCCTCTTTTTTTCTTGTCTCTCCACTTTGCGTAGGAATCCTGCTGTTCATATTACTTGTTTATCCCAATATTAATATCCTTTTACTTATGATGTTTCTGATTGGCTTTTTTATGGGAAGTATATTTCCCGGATCTATTGGTTGGGGAACCATAGAATTTCCTGCATATTCTGTTCTGGTATCCGGTTTTCTGATGGCCGCAAATCAAATAGGAACAGGTACTGTAACTAATATCTTAGGACATTTTTCCAATCATATTTCTTTTATTTTAGGAATTTTAATCCTTCTGATGCTGGTGATAAGTGCTTTGTTTTTCTATCTTAAACGAGGCTCGAAGATTAAAGATGCCTTTTAA
- a CDS encoding pirin family protein, producing MKTVYHKADSRGHANHGWLNSYHTFSFANYQNKDRMNFGALRVLNDDTVSQGMGFGTHPHRDMEIISIPLEGDLEHKDSMGTTAVIKKGEIQVMSAGTGVQHSEYNKNKDEEVKFLQIWIFPKELDVEPRYDQKSIKEGEKINGFQQILSPNKNDDGVWIHQDAWFNIANFKKGNGKNYMLNKKGNGVYAFVLKGSAKIGDRVLNERDGLGIWDTQSFNIEAVEDTEILLMEVPMELPSYLK from the coding sequence ATGAAAACAGTATATCATAAAGCAGATTCAAGAGGCCATGCCAATCACGGATGGTTAAACTCTTACCACACATTTAGTTTTGCCAACTATCAAAACAAAGACAGAATGAACTTTGGGGCATTAAGAGTGTTAAACGATGATACCGTTTCTCAGGGAATGGGATTTGGAACTCACCCACACCGGGATATGGAAATTATTTCTATTCCTTTGGAAGGAGATTTGGAACACAAAGATTCAATGGGAACTACAGCAGTCATTAAAAAAGGTGAAATCCAGGTGATGAGTGCCGGAACCGGTGTACAACACAGTGAGTATAATAAAAATAAAGATGAAGAAGTAAAATTCCTTCAGATCTGGATTTTTCCAAAAGAACTTGATGTTGAGCCAAGGTACGACCAGAAAAGTATTAAAGAAGGCGAAAAAATAAACGGATTCCAACAGATTTTATCTCCCAATAAAAATGATGACGGAGTTTGGATTCACCAGGATGCTTGGTTCAACATAGCCAACTTTAAAAAAGGAAACGGTAAAAATTACATGCTTAATAAAAAAGGAAACGGAGTGTATGCTTTTGTTTTAAAAGGAAGCGCAAAAATTGGAGACCGCGTTCTCAACGAAAGAGACGGATTGGGAATCTGGGATACCCAGAGCTTTAATATTGAAGCAGTGGAAGACACTGAAATATTATTGATGGAAGTACCAATGGAATTGCCATCTTATCTTAAATAA
- a CDS encoding NADPH-dependent FMN reductase → MKILAIAGSNSEVSMNKQLVAYASTLFENAEVEVIDLNPFEMPIYKHERELAGGVPQEAHDFAAKIDGANLLLVSLGEHNGTYSTAFKNVFDWVSRIKDRTVWNEVPMLLMSTSPGGRGGAGVLEAASKRFPFHGGNVVETFSLPFFNDNFDKAEQKISNEEKNNELKHKIKKIAAIETILEK, encoded by the coding sequence ATGAAAATCTTAGCAATAGCAGGAAGTAACTCAGAAGTTTCCATGAACAAGCAGTTGGTGGCCTATGCATCAACACTATTTGAAAATGCAGAAGTAGAAGTAATCGATTTAAATCCTTTCGAAATGCCAATCTATAAGCATGAAAGAGAATTGGCAGGTGGTGTGCCACAGGAAGCGCATGATTTTGCTGCTAAAATTGACGGGGCAAACTTGTTGTTGGTTTCATTAGGAGAACATAACGGAACTTACTCTACAGCATTTAAAAATGTGTTCGATTGGGTATCCAGAATTAAAGACAGAACGGTATGGAATGAAGTGCCAATGCTATTGATGTCTACATCTCCCGGAGGTAGAGGTGGAGCAGGAGTTTTGGAAGCTGCTTCAAAGCGTTTCCCTTTCCATGGTGGAAATGTGGTAGAAACTTTCTCACTTCCTTTCTTTAATGATAACTTTGATAAAGCAGAGCAAAAAATTTCTAACGAAGAGAAAAACAACGAATTAAAGCATAAAATCAAGAAGATTGCGGCCATCGAAACGATCCTTGAAAAATAG
- the purM gene encoding phosphoribosylformylglycinamidine cyclo-ligase has product MSNTYKSAGVDKEEGYKTVDKIKKAVGETHNSNVLNHLGSFGAFYEIGGYKNPVLVSGTDGVGTKLKVALDTKKYDSIGIDCFAMCANDILCHGAKPLFFLDYLACGKLDSEIAAEIVLGMVNACKDNNCALIGGETAEMPGMYQPGDYDVAGFCVGIVEKDQIIDGSNIKPGNKIIALPSSGFHSNGFSLVRKVFPDFEEEFEGKPLYETLLVPTRLYYKDIHKVLEEVKVSGIAHITGGGLYENVPRIIPEGLCASVDGAKIRIPSVMLELEKRGGVTREEMYGTFNMGVGMIIVVDAAHAEKVLHLLDDAYEIGEITEGAEKIDLKF; this is encoded by the coding sequence ATGAGCAACACTTACAAATCAGCAGGAGTAGACAAAGAAGAAGGATACAAAACGGTTGACAAGATCAAAAAAGCAGTTGGCGAAACCCACAATTCCAATGTATTGAATCATTTGGGAAGCTTTGGTGCTTTCTATGAAATCGGAGGATACAAAAATCCTGTCCTGGTTTCAGGAACAGATGGAGTAGGTACAAAGCTGAAAGTAGCTTTGGATACCAAAAAATATGACTCTATCGGGATCGACTGTTTCGCGATGTGTGCCAATGATATCCTTTGTCATGGTGCCAAACCTTTGTTCTTCCTAGATTACCTGGCTTGTGGAAAGCTTGATTCTGAAATTGCTGCAGAAATTGTTCTTGGAATGGTGAATGCCTGTAAAGACAACAACTGTGCGTTAATCGGTGGCGAAACTGCTGAAATGCCGGGAATGTACCAGCCGGGAGATTATGATGTTGCAGGATTCTGTGTAGGAATCGTAGAAAAAGACCAGATTATTGATGGGTCTAATATTAAGCCGGGTAACAAAATTATAGCATTACCAAGCTCAGGATTCCATTCCAACGGATTCTCCTTAGTAAGAAAAGTATTCCCTGACTTCGAAGAAGAATTTGAAGGAAAACCTTTATATGAAACGCTTTTAGTTCCTACCAGATTATATTATAAGGATATTCATAAAGTATTGGAAGAAGTAAAAGTAAGCGGTATCGCTCACATTACAGGAGGAGGTCTTTATGAAAACGTTCCGAGAATTATTCCCGAAGGACTTTGTGCTTCTGTCGACGGTGCAAAAATCAGAATTCCAAGCGTAATGCTTGAATTAGAAAAAAGAGGTGGCGTTACCCGCGAAGAAATGTACGGAACTTTCAATATGGGAGTAGGAATGATCATCGTAGTAGATGCCGCGCATGCTGAAAAAGTATTGCACCTTTTGGACGATGCTTACGAAATCGGAGAAATCACTGAAGGAGCAGAGAAAATTGATTTAAAATTTTAG
- the purN gene encoding phosphoribosylglycinamide formyltransferase: MKNIVVLVSGSGTNLQRIIDTIEAGEIQNAKVNLVVADRECFGLERAKNHNIENILIPRGKNFSSELAKVIPQNTDLIVLAGFLSILKSEFCENWNGKIINIHPALLPKFGGKGMWGMNVHNAVIEAKEVESGATVHFVTPGIDEGEAILQKSFEVTADDTPETLAQKVHQIEYEIFPIAINKVLGNK, encoded by the coding sequence ATGAAGAACATCGTTGTACTTGTATCCGGTTCAGGAACCAATCTGCAGAGAATCATTGATACCATTGAAGCTGGAGAAATTCAGAATGCAAAAGTAAATTTGGTAGTTGCTGACAGAGAATGTTTTGGACTGGAAAGAGCAAAGAATCACAATATAGAAAACATACTTATTCCAAGAGGAAAGAATTTCAGTAGTGAATTGGCTAAAGTAATTCCACAAAATACAGATCTGATTGTATTGGCAGGATTCTTATCCATTTTAAAATCTGAGTTCTGTGAAAACTGGAATGGTAAAATAATAAATATTCATCCTGCATTACTTCCGAAATTCGGAGGAAAAGGAATGTGGGGAATGAACGTTCACAATGCCGTTATTGAAGCCAAAGAAGTAGAGAGTGGAGCCACTGTACATTTTGTGACTCCCGGTATTGATGAAGGAGAAGCGATACTTCAAAAATCTTTTGAAGTGACAGCTGATGATACTCCTGAAACATTAGCTCAGAAAGTTCACCAGATTGAATATGAAATATTTCCGATAGCGATCAATAAGGTCCTGGGAAATAAATAA